The DNA window CGGTGGGGTGGTCGTAAACATAAACTGCGGGAGCTAacatggctaacatgctaacaacaGCTTGTCCTAACACCCTTGTGGAACCTGGTCACACTCACAAACAGTTCTTCTTACTTCCATGTGAAGGCAGAGACGTTGCGTCAGACCTGCagagctctgcagcagctggacTTCTTTCCAAACTTCATATGTGGAAGGCATCGATGAAACTTTTCTTCAGCTCCTCAGGATGGAAACATGCTGAACGTAGTAGCAGTAATAGAACAGGTGGCAGTACCCTGTGAGATGTCACTGAGACAAGTTCAGAAGACGCCTAAAAGACGTCACAAAAACTTTCATTCAGCTCCTCAGTGTACGTCTTTTGAATGTCTTTGCTCAGTGGGTAGTAGCAGTAGGAGTTCTGGGTTAGTAGTAGTACTAGCAGTAGTAATACTGCACCAGACCTTCAATAGCTGTACTTTTTTCCATACTTCATAACTGGAACCATGTCCTCAGAACCTCCTGGAGCTGGAAGTGAGTCTGAATTCAGGATCAACAGAGCGTCACTGGAGCTCGTCCGTCGATCCTCAGGCTGGATGCTAGCTGCTCACAGGGGTCTGGACCTGCCGGGAAGGCACCTCCTGCTCGGCGGCGGTGGAAGGGATGTTGATATTGGGGTCGTCATCGACCTGGTAGCACTTCCCCAGGTTCTTGATGATGTTAAAGTTGGACCGGGCTGTTTCTGCCAGGCTGTTCTCCAGAATCCAACCATCAGACTCTAAGTCAGGATCACCCAGCCGGAGAACGTTCTCCATGGCCGTCTGTAGGTAACGGACCCCTGTCAGAACCAGCAGCTGGTGGGAGAAGAAAAACATGATAGTACCAAATACCACAGTAAACTGGACCCAGAATGAGAGTGATGTATCTGTACTGGGCGCACCTCAAAGAGCCAGATGAGGAGCACGGTGAGACCGATAGACTGCATGATGCCGGTGTAGTGCTCCATCAGAGCCTGACGGCAGCCTCTCCTCCACAGGTTCAGCTGCTGGCTCAGCTGGTCAAAGTTAAAATGTGCCGATCTGTTGCTGATCTGCTGCTGGATGCAGGGCCGAGGGGATgaggtgctgcagcagctgaaggGAACGCTGTCCATCAGGTACTTCCCCTCCACATTACTCCTCAGGCGGCTGCAAGGAGGAGCAGGCAGTTAGGAACTACTACAACAACAACTACTACAACAGCTACTCCTGCTGTTCTAATACTGCTGCGACACAACAAGTACTGCTACTAGTCCTTAGGCAGCTGTAGATCCTGAGTCAGTGTTGAACTGTCAGTGACTTTGATTTGCTTGTTGGTTCTCAGATAAAAAAtgctgatataaaaataaaggatgGGGTTGACGGTGCTGTAAACCTTCTACCGTGTGTTTTAAGACTCAGTTGTTGAGACTCGGGTCATTCGGAGTCCCTTGAACCTGAGTTGAACCCTGTCAGTTAAACCTAATTAATCCAAGGACATTTGACATGAGTAGCTTCGAGCTTTAATCTGCAGCAGACCGGTGGCCTCAATCTGAAAATACTCTGTTTACTGTCCACTGACAGGTTGGCACAAACATTTCTTATGTCCTCACATCTCCATCAGTGAAGTGGAGTCCAGCCGGATCCACTAGATTCTGATAGAAACCACTGTAACACCACAGAATCTAACTTGACTCAGCAGGATCTATTATCTAGAGTCCTGAAGATCCATCAGAATCTATCTTCAATCAAAGTACTTGAAGGGGAACTATTAAAACCCAAAAGAACAGCTGGGTTCTGCTGGAGTTAAGTGTTCAGTGTCAATCCTCCAGTTTTCACCAGGATCAACTAGAAACTGTTGGAATCCACCTCACAAACGAATTATCACAACagtgatatcctacaaattagcgtCCCATGATTGATATTACGAGGTTAGCTCTGGGCAGGTAAAGTTACTATGTTTGGGTTTAGGAGAGCAACATGGTGGGAAcgtactttaaaatgactcaaagttcacatttcatgttgtgacccatccactgccCCAGCCTGCCCTCTAACTGGACCATTCAGGACCGCTTCCTTCCttactcccatcagcgcatcggtcacatgatcgcagcctccCAAAATACATGAGTTATGCGTGAATTACCGGCTAATaattatgtgggatatgtacaaattttggtgcattactttttgtaggaaaatgtacaaacagtgcgTGAGAACAGCTGGTCTAAACACCGAGAGAATCTGACAGAATCCAGCAGGATTTACTGGGATCATCAAAGATCCCCTCAAATCCAACTGGGATCTCTAAACACTCCAGTGAGTCCCAGCAGGTCTGGTTCCACTTACTCCACCACGCTGCTGCTGGTCATGTCCAGGTAGCGGTTGCTGATCCACTGGACGTGGAACCAGTCCCGGTACCCAGTGTTTCCACAGCACTGGAACTGGATCTGCAGTAAGTCCAGAGTCTTCTTCAGGTAACAGCGGCCCGGCGTATCTGTGTCCTTGTAATACCGCATGGCATTCCTCAGGCCCAGGAACAGTGACTCCTCCAGCTGGCCGCGGATGCTGTAGCACATGAGCGCCCCTGCCAGGACGCAGGAGGTGAAGAAGAAAGTGCAGATGACATATGGCATCATCACCAGCTTCCAGCGCAGGAACTTGTTGGTGTCAGCACAGTCCAGGCAGATCTTCCCACCCAGGAAGTTGATGCAGCAGGCCGCCAGACCCGTGGCGATCAGCATATGTGGCACGTAGAGGATCCCCTGGTCTGACATTACTTCCTGCCATTTCTGAATCTCTACTTTGAGGAATAAGCCCAGGCCGAAGAGGATCGCTCCCGTCAGCACAGAGATCCAGTTGAGAAGCCAGAGGACCTCAGCTAgcttctctctctccacctttGTGAAGGTCACCTTACCGACCGCCATGTCagttcctgtttttatttgtcacgTCCAAGCAGCCGGAAACATGGCTGAAAACTGGAGTGCATTAAGGTGCAGTGCCACTTACAACCACTaggtcctgcattcaaaacacaTCAACGTTTCTCTGGAAAGAAAAAGTCTTATTTTCTAAATGACGTCATCGTAGTGACTAATTTCCTTTCCGTTCTTCCTGTTTGTGATTATACTAAAAATAGTGGTCCAATAATTAGGTATCAACCACCTTAACTTCCCCCTTAAACTTACCCCTAACTGAAAGTATAATATTTACACTGAGTGACATGTTGAAATCCAGCACTCCATGCTTTTTACATCCTCAATGTCTTGTGGGTCATTTTAGACACTTTTCCCCAAAACTCTGTTTGACATATTTGCTTCTGAAGTTAAACGTCAGTAAAAAGTTCCACAGTCAACGGATGGATGGTTTGGCAGTGTGTCGGTCCTCCACAGGTGGTTTAGTCCGGCCTGGTTTCACTTGCCTCTCTTCTCTGCTGTTCTGCTGCCCATGTTCAGAAGTTCAGGCTCACAATATGGTGCTGGGCATAAACTCAACTTGAAATCCAGGTCAGATCACATAAACCAGCAGGTTCTCAAATCATAGCCCTCACATCCAGTCCATCGGGGTCTGGGAGGCTCGGGATCAGGGTTGAGGGTTCAGAGCTCACAGGTCAGGGTTCTGgggtcagagttcagggtttAGAAGTCACAGTTCAGGGCTCTGGGTTTAAAGGTCACAGGTCCAGGTTCAGGGCTCTGGGTGAAGAGGTTACATTTCAGAGTTTTGAGTTCCTGGCTCTGGGTTTAGAAATCAAAGTTCAGGGTTCTGGGTTTAGACATCACAATTTAGAGTTCAGGTTTTGAATTAAAAGGTCACAACTCAAGGTGCTAGGTTCAAAGTTTAGAGGTCACAGTTCAAGGTTCTGGGTTCAGGTTTTTAGGGTTCAGGCTTCAGGTTACATGGTTCAGGGTTTGGGGTTCAGGGTCAGGCCAGGCCTCTCTTCAGagcagagctggaggagagagctgcTCTTGGAGCGTCATAAGGAGCTTAGCGAGGTATTTTAGGTTCTCTTGACTGCAGTCCATGACTCCAGGACCAGGATGTGATTGCTGCAGGAAGAAGGTCAGAGTTTAACAAAACTGCTGCTGATAGACTGAAGCTGATCGATGGAGCATTTTATCGATCAGATAATCAATAACAATCATGTAAACACCTCCATCAGAGTCACATGTTCCACCTGTTGATCAGAATCTGAACACAATGAGCATGCTCAGAAGACCGACCACCCTCCAAGAGTCCTCTGACACTGTTCATACAGGAGCAGCTTCATTCAGTGAAATCAGATATATTGATAGATTTACATTGATCAGCTGATGTTAAACACTTAAATGCAGATACACAAACTGATCAGTGAGGTCAGATCGATACAGATTGATACAGATCAAACTGTGACTCataataaacatgttaaacatGTTAAACTGCAGTTACAGAGTTCAGATCAGGAAACATGAGTTCGTCAATAACAGCTCATTAATTCACTCACAAAACTTTAACTCATCAATGAGATGGAACGAGCGAGTTTGCTGCCGTCTCAGGTCCACTCAGCcaatcagctgacaggaagataaaaaacacaagtttacCTGCTGTGGACAGAGAGCTGTGAGACATCCAGCCGCCGCCTGTCGTCCCCCTGACCTCCCATCATCCTCTGCAGCCGACCTCTACACAGTTTCACCGCACTGAGGAAATATTGCTGCTGAGAAAAAGAGTTTTCAGGCTCCTGTTAGCCTGCGCCGCTAATCTCCTTACAGCTAATCAGCCTCGTAATactctccacctccaccccccccctccaccccccatTCTCCAGCTGGACCATCAGCAGGACGGATGTCCACCGCAGCGTCACGCCGTCACGGTTCATCTGATGATTTTACAGAGGTCAGATTCAGACAGCAGACGGACTGTTGACATctgtaaagaagaagaagaatgagaTGAGGGGACGTCCCCGCAGTGTCTCCTGTCAGAGAACAACACTGGGTCCATCGGGGTGTCTTCAGGGACGTCCCCGCAGTGTCTCCTGTCAGGGGACAACACTGGGTCCATCGGGGTGTCTTCAGGGACGTCCCCGCAGTGTCTCCTGTCAGGGGACAACACTGGGTCCATCGGGGTGTCTTCAGGGACGCGCCATCATTATTAAaccacagtgacacagagtTAACTCAGACTGAAGAGGTTCAAACTGTCACTCCACACACTCTTAAAAATAAGAGTTCCTCCTGAAGGACTGAGGTTCTACCCAGAACTATTTACCTCTGAAGAACCTGTTTTTGAAGAAAGTGATCTTCAGAGAATCTTTATAAAACTAATGAAACCCATCTCATCCAAAGAACCCAGACTCTGTCCAGGACCTGTTTCTCTTCTCCTGGACCTCCTCAGGGTCGTGTTCTGTTGAATGTGGCAGTGATCACACCTGTAGATCTGTTCTCAGGTACGTGATGACTCTGTTACTGTTCACCTTCACGGATCAGAACACGATCACGGCCCAGGACTGGATGAACGTGTGAACCAGTGTGACCAGTCTGTCCTCCACATTAATGTGTCCAACACCAGTGACATGTTCACTGGTTTCAGAGGAGGTCCTGCCGTCCTGCT is part of the Epinephelus fuscoguttatus linkage group LG11, E.fuscoguttatus.final_Chr_v1 genome and encodes:
- the prph2lb gene encoding peripherin 2-like b, producing MAVGKVTFTKVEREKLAEVLWLLNWISVLTGAILFGLGLFLKVEIQKWQEVMSDQGILYVPHMLIATGLAACCINFLGGKICLDCADTNKFLRWKLVMMPYVICTFFFTSCVLAGALMCYSIRGQLEESLFLGLRNAMRYYKDTDTPGRCYLKKTLDLLQIQFQCCGNTGYRDWFHVQWISNRYLDMTSSSVVDRLRSNVEGKYLMDSVPFSCCSTSSPRPCIQQQISNRSAHFNFDQLSQQLNLWRRGCRQALMEHYTGIMQSIGLTVLLIWLFELLVLTGVRYLQTAMENVLRLGDPDLESDGWILENSLAETARSNFNIIKNLGKCYQVDDDPNINIPSTAAEQEVPSRQVQTPVSS